In Dermacentor albipictus isolate Rhodes 1998 colony chromosome 6, USDA_Dalb.pri_finalv2, whole genome shotgun sequence, the following proteins share a genomic window:
- the LOC135921022 gene encoding mucin-19-like isoform X2, with translation MSAPKQSAGKDNNAPVLTTPTPRCTSNAHGTSRNRRSATSAAKKEAVSERTVSRQVKKPAMSASADSKPVILDTDQLDALLKDLPASDAAVAESASSNGKPAEDQGDSAVKGAVRGKTVSASTGPVKVVTTENHRIVTDEIGFDAPREDTTTTSFEAHVRMRMSRPRVPEGKAFGKAAREDQPVHGRGAAASQDNRRSPPRHSASGRTSPRSACPDFGGGVADVQTGARTTCGCDHGACCCCCGCCCARSSSYRETAACCSASGSSTCSSCSQEDAYRTDASSPRDQWFSAGSASSTSACSNCREPEIGALLRTTASFCETLAQALSVEQHGTRQH, from the exons ATGTCCGCCCCGAAACAAAGCGCCGGGAAAGACAACAATGCCCCCGTCCTGACGACGCCGACTCCGCGCTGCACCAGCAATGCCCACGGGACGTCCAGGAACCGGCGGTCCGCTACGTCGGCGGCCAAGAAAGAGGCCGTGTCCGAACGGACGGTCTCCAGGCAGGTGAAGAAGCCAGCCATGTCGGCCAGCGCCGACTCCAAGCCTGTGATTCTGGACACGGACCAACTGGACGCCCTGCTCAAGGACCTCCCGGCGTCAGATGCGGCCGTAGCGGAGAGCGCGTCGTCGAATGGCAAACCCGCAGAGGATCAAGGCGATTCGGCGGTGAAGGGAGCGGTTCGCGGGAAGACCGTGTCTGCGTCCACGGGTCCCGTCAAGGTGGTCACCACAGAGAACCACCGCATCGTGACTGACGAGATCGG GTTCGATGCCCCGCGAGAGGACACCACGACGACGTCATTCGAAGCGCACGTGCGCATGCGCATGTCTCGTCCGCGGGTGCCGGAGGGCAAAGCCTTCGGCAAAGCAGCGCGGGAAGACCAGCCTGTGCACGGCCGAGGAGCGGCCGCTTCCCAGGACAACCGACGATCGCCGCCACGTCATTCAGCCTCGGGAAGGACGTCACCGCGATCGGCTTGTCCCGACTTCGGCGGAGGCGTCGCCGATGTCCAAACCG GAGCTCGCACCACGTGCGGCTGCGACCACGGcgcctgctgctgttgctgcggctgctgctgcgcgcGCAGCAGCAGCTATCGAGAGACGGCGGCCTGCTGCAGCGCCAGTGGCAGCAGCACCTGCTCGTCCTGCTCGCAGGAAGACGCGTACAGGACGGACGCCTCGTCCCCGCGCGACCAGTGGTTCAGCGCCGGCAGCGCCTCCTCGACGTCGGCCTGCAGCAACTGCCGCGAGCCAGAGATCGGCGCGCTGCTGCGCACCA CCGCCTCTTTCTGCGAGACCTTGGCCCAGGCACTCAGCGTCGAGCAGCACGGAACCAGGCAGCACTGA
- the LOC135921022 gene encoding uncharacterized protein isoform X1, with the protein MSAPKQSAGKDNNAPVLTTPTPRCTSNAHGTSRNRRSATSAAKKEAVSERTVSRQVKKPAMSASADSKPVILDTDQLDALLKDLPASDAAVAESASSNGKPAEDQGDSAVKGAVRGKTVSASTGPVKVVTTENHRIVTDEIGFDAPREDTTTTSFEAHVRMRMSRPRVPEGKAFGKAAREDQPVHGRGAAASQDNRRSPPRHSASGRTSPRSACPDFGGGVADVQTAATGYNVRDVAGSRSSHHVRLRPRRLLLLLRLLLRAQQQLSRDGGLLQRQWQQHLLVLLAGRRVQDGRLVPARPVVQRRQRLLDVGLQQLPRARDRRAAAHHRLFLRDLGPGTQRRAARNQAALTGTLRHRKNAVQL; encoded by the exons ATGTCCGCCCCGAAACAAAGCGCCGGGAAAGACAACAATGCCCCCGTCCTGACGACGCCGACTCCGCGCTGCACCAGCAATGCCCACGGGACGTCCAGGAACCGGCGGTCCGCTACGTCGGCGGCCAAGAAAGAGGCCGTGTCCGAACGGACGGTCTCCAGGCAGGTGAAGAAGCCAGCCATGTCGGCCAGCGCCGACTCCAAGCCTGTGATTCTGGACACGGACCAACTGGACGCCCTGCTCAAGGACCTCCCGGCGTCAGATGCGGCCGTAGCGGAGAGCGCGTCGTCGAATGGCAAACCCGCAGAGGATCAAGGCGATTCGGCGGTGAAGGGAGCGGTTCGCGGGAAGACCGTGTCTGCGTCCACGGGTCCCGTCAAGGTGGTCACCACAGAGAACCACCGCATCGTGACTGACGAGATCGG GTTCGATGCCCCGCGAGAGGACACCACGACGACGTCATTCGAAGCGCACGTGCGCATGCGCATGTCTCGTCCGCGGGTGCCGGAGGGCAAAGCCTTCGGCAAAGCAGCGCGGGAAGACCAGCCTGTGCACGGCCGAGGAGCGGCCGCTTCCCAGGACAACCGACGATCGCCGCCACGTCATTCAGCCTCGGGAAGGACGTCACCGCGATCGGCTTGTCCCGACTTCGGCGGAGGCGTCGCCGATGTCCAAACCG CCGCAACAGGTTATAACGTGCGCGACGTCGCCGGTTCCAGGAGCTCGCACCACGTGCGGCTGCGACCACGGcgcctgctgctgttgctgcggctgctgctgcgcgcGCAGCAGCAGCTATCGAGAGACGGCGGCCTGCTGCAGCGCCAGTGGCAGCAGCACCTGCTCGTCCTGCTCGCAGGAAGACGCGTACAGGACGGACGCCTCGTCCCCGCGCGACCAGTGGTTCAGCGCCGGCAGCGCCTCCTCGACGTCGGCCTGCAGCAACTGCCGCGAGCCAGAGATCGGCGCGCTGCTGCGCACCA CCGCCTCTTTCTGCGAGACCTTGGCCCAGGCACTCAGCGTCGAGCAGCACGGAACCAGGCAGCACTGACCGGCACATTACGACATCGGAAGAACGCTGTGCAGCTATAG